Proteins encoded by one window of Microbacterium testaceum:
- a CDS encoding O-acetylhomoserine aminocarboxypropyltransferase/cysteine synthase family protein, which yields MAEAAPPHSDWQGFGFATRQVHAGEVEDLTHGSRITPVHLSAAYRFDSFQEATDRFAGADLGHLYSRNANPTNQVAEARLASLEGGSGAIVVGSGQAAITIALLGLAGSGEHIVSTASIYSGTRVLFDRTFARMGVTVEYVWDPADDAEWDALIRPETKAIFTETLPNPKNDVVDIDAVARVAKRHGIPLVVDNTIATPFLIRPIEHGADIVVHSATKFLSGHGANLAGAVVDGGTFDWVASARSYPSLTDTAIAGHASFVEAFGPRAFELSLRFGIANDTGPALSPLNGFLLQQGMETLSVRMRQHLASARTVAEWLEEHAAVESVDYAGLPSHPQHALAVRDYGGLSGSVFSFTVRGGRPAAERFFDALRLFSRMTNIGDTRSMALHPATTTHLGFTQETRDRLGIGDGLIRLSIGLEDAEDLIADLDQALRAAP from the coding sequence GTGGCTGAGGCCGCTCCCCCCCACTCCGATTGGCAGGGCTTCGGCTTCGCCACGCGCCAGGTGCACGCGGGCGAGGTCGAAGATCTGACGCACGGCTCGCGCATCACACCGGTGCACCTGTCGGCCGCCTACCGGTTCGACTCTTTCCAAGAGGCGACCGACCGGTTCGCGGGAGCCGATCTCGGCCACCTCTATTCACGCAACGCCAACCCCACCAACCAGGTGGCCGAAGCGCGGCTGGCGTCGCTCGAAGGCGGTTCGGGCGCGATCGTCGTCGGCTCAGGCCAGGCGGCGATCACGATCGCCCTGCTCGGTCTCGCCGGTAGTGGCGAGCACATCGTCTCGACCGCGAGCATCTACAGCGGAACGCGCGTGCTCTTCGACCGCACCTTCGCGCGCATGGGCGTGACCGTCGAGTACGTCTGGGACCCCGCGGACGACGCCGAATGGGACGCGCTGATCCGCCCCGAGACGAAGGCGATCTTCACCGAGACGCTCCCGAACCCCAAGAACGACGTCGTCGACATCGACGCCGTCGCGCGCGTGGCGAAGCGGCACGGCATCCCTCTGGTTGTCGACAATACGATCGCAACGCCGTTCCTCATCCGCCCGATCGAGCACGGAGCCGACATCGTGGTGCACTCGGCGACGAAGTTCCTCTCGGGACACGGTGCGAACCTCGCGGGTGCCGTAGTCGACGGTGGGACGTTCGACTGGGTGGCATCCGCTCGGTCCTATCCCTCCCTCACCGACACCGCGATCGCCGGGCACGCCTCGTTCGTCGAGGCGTTCGGACCGCGCGCGTTCGAGCTGTCGCTGCGGTTCGGCATCGCGAACGACACCGGACCGGCGCTCTCGCCGCTCAACGGCTTCTTGCTGCAGCAGGGCATGGAGACCCTGTCGGTGCGCATGCGCCAACACCTTGCGAGTGCCCGCACGGTCGCCGAGTGGCTGGAGGAGCACGCCGCCGTCGAGAGCGTCGACTACGCGGGCCTGCCCTCGCACCCGCAGCACGCGCTCGCGGTGCGCGATTACGGCGGTCTCTCGGGCTCGGTGTTCTCGTTCACCGTGCGCGGCGGCCGTCCCGCAGCCGAGCGGTTCTTCGACGCCCTGCGCTTGTTCAGCCGCATGACCAACATCGGCGACACCCGATCGATGGCCCTGCACCCCGCGACCACGACGCACCTCGGCTTCACGCAAGAGACGCGCGATCGCCTCGGCATCGGCGATGGCCTCATCCGGTTGTCGATCGGCCTCGAAGACGCCGAGGACCTCATCGCCGACCTCGATCAGGCCCTGCGCGCGGCGCCCTAG
- a CDS encoding LLM class flavin-dependent oxidoreductase, with the protein MTSPQRVRFGYWTPIFGGWLRNVDDEQTPVSFAHIAEIARAAEEGGFDLTLIPELNLNDIKGVEAPSLDAWAVTAGLAAVTSKLELLAAVRPGFHNPFHTAKQAATIDEISGGRFTLNVVSAWWAEEAKQYDGLFSAHDDRYARTIEWVEVLRGLWSETPFAYEGEYYRTEGTYLEPKPQVRPRLYAGGESEAGRNAITRFADAYLTHGGTLEELETKVADMRRRRAEAGATPFEAFGMAAYAVVRDTDDEAQAEIDRITDVRGGAAYGSYQDFVSKSKLDTQVDLKEYSVSNRGLRPNLVGTPDQVAERIVAFANVGVSTLLLQFSPHLPELQRFAAEVIPRVRRLEAQRDA; encoded by the coding sequence ATGACCTCCCCCCAGCGCGTGCGTTTCGGCTACTGGACCCCCATCTTCGGCGGGTGGCTGCGCAACGTCGACGACGAGCAGACGCCCGTGTCGTTCGCCCACATCGCCGAGATCGCGCGGGCCGCGGAAGAGGGCGGATTCGATCTGACGCTCATCCCGGAGCTGAACCTCAACGACATCAAGGGCGTCGAGGCGCCGTCGCTCGACGCCTGGGCGGTGACCGCGGGACTCGCCGCCGTGACCTCGAAGCTGGAGCTGCTCGCGGCCGTGCGCCCGGGCTTCCACAACCCGTTCCACACCGCCAAGCAGGCGGCGACCATCGACGAGATCAGCGGGGGGCGCTTCACCCTGAACGTCGTGTCGGCGTGGTGGGCCGAAGAGGCCAAGCAGTACGACGGCCTCTTCAGCGCCCACGACGACCGCTACGCCCGCACGATCGAGTGGGTCGAGGTGCTGCGCGGCCTATGGTCCGAGACGCCGTTCGCGTACGAGGGGGAGTACTACCGCACCGAGGGGACGTACCTCGAGCCGAAGCCGCAGGTGCGGCCGCGCCTGTACGCGGGCGGCGAGAGCGAGGCGGGACGCAACGCGATCACGCGCTTCGCCGACGCGTATCTGACGCACGGCGGCACCCTCGAGGAGCTCGAGACGAAGGTCGCCGACATGCGCCGGCGCCGGGCCGAGGCCGGGGCCACGCCGTTCGAGGCGTTCGGAATGGCGGCCTATGCCGTCGTGCGCGACACCGACGACGAGGCGCAGGCCGAGATCGACCGCATCACGGATGTGCGCGGGGGAGCGGCCTACGGCTCGTACCAGGACTTCGTCAGCAAGTCGAAGCTCGACACCCAGGTCGACCTCAAGGAGTACTCGGTCTCGAACCGCGGCCTGCGGCCCAATCTCGTCGGAACCCCTGACCAGGTGGCGGAACGTATCGTCGCCTTCGCGAACGTCGGCGTCTCGACCCTGCTGCTGCAGTTCTCGCCGCACCTGCCCGAGCTGCAGCGCTTCGCCGCCGAGGTGATCCCGCGCGTCCGGCGCCTGGAGGCGCAGCGCGACGCCTGA
- the sfnG gene encoding dimethylsulfone monooxygenase SfnG, with protein sequence MTDSTPTHEPLKFAYWVPNVSGGLVISSIEQRTEWDYDYNVKLARTAERVGFEYALSQVRYASSYGAAQQHESTSISLALLLATEKLKVIAAIHPGIWHPAVLAKFINTADQFSHGRAAVNVVSGWFKDEYTDLGLEWLEHDERYERAAEFIQVLRGLWTQEKFSFHGRYYDITDFTLRPFPFEVPGRAHPDIFQGGNSTAARFNGGAFSDWYFSNGKDFDGFTEQYDDVTRVAAEHGRRTRFGLNGFVIQRDSRAEAEAQLREIIARADSGAVEGFRKSVQEAGNSTADKKGMWADSSLEDLVQYNDGFRTQLFGDAQQIAERIIEYKKRGVDLFLLGFLHFQEELETFGETVIPIVREIEADLERTGDPIEVAMR encoded by the coding sequence ATGACCGATTCCACCCCCACCCACGAGCCGCTGAAGTTCGCCTACTGGGTGCCGAACGTCAGCGGCGGGCTCGTGATCAGTTCGATCGAACAGCGCACCGAGTGGGACTACGACTACAATGTGAAGCTGGCTCGCACGGCCGAGCGGGTCGGGTTCGAGTACGCCCTGAGCCAGGTGCGGTACGCCTCCAGCTATGGCGCCGCGCAGCAGCACGAGTCCACCTCGATCAGCCTGGCTCTGCTGCTGGCCACCGAGAAGCTCAAGGTCATCGCCGCCATCCACCCCGGCATCTGGCATCCGGCCGTCCTGGCGAAGTTCATCAACACGGCCGATCAGTTCTCCCACGGGCGTGCGGCGGTCAACGTCGTCAGCGGGTGGTTCAAGGACGAGTACACGGACTTGGGCCTGGAGTGGCTCGAGCACGACGAGCGCTACGAGCGCGCGGCCGAGTTCATCCAGGTGCTGCGCGGTCTGTGGACGCAGGAAAAGTTCTCGTTCCACGGCAGGTACTACGACATCACCGACTTCACGCTGCGCCCGTTCCCGTTCGAGGTGCCGGGGCGGGCGCACCCCGATATCTTCCAGGGCGGCAACTCCACGGCAGCGCGCTTCAACGGCGGCGCGTTCTCGGACTGGTACTTCTCGAACGGCAAGGACTTCGACGGTTTCACCGAGCAATACGACGACGTCACCCGCGTCGCGGCCGAACACGGTCGACGCACGCGCTTCGGATTGAACGGCTTCGTCATCCAGCGCGACAGTCGCGCCGAGGCCGAGGCGCAGTTGCGCGAGATCATCGCCCGCGCGGACTCGGGCGCCGTCGAGGGTTTCCGCAAGAGCGTGCAGGAGGCGGGCAATTCCACGGCCGACAAGAAGGGCATGTGGGCGGATTCTTCGCTCGAGGACCTCGTGCAGTACAACGACGGGTTCCGCACCCAGCTGTTCGGAGATGCGCAGCAGATCGCCGAGCGCATCATCGAGTACAAGAAGCGCGGGGTCGACCTCTTCTTGCTCGGCTTCCTGCACTTCCAGGAGGAGCTCGAGACTTTCGGCGAGACGGTGATCCCGATCGTGCGCGAGATCGAGGCCGACCTCGAGCGCACGGGCGACCCGATCGAGGTCGCGATGCGCTGA
- a CDS encoding putative FMN-dependent luciferase-like monooxygenase codes for MSGARLGFFTRLLDAGTDGERYHRALAQVRAAERHGFASLWVAQHHFDRDEGGLPSPFAFLAAAAVQTERIALGTGIVTLPLDDPIRVAEDAAVVDALSDGRVQLGIGTGGTPGSFVAFERSSDDRRQIQAAHLEVLRDAFAGRGIRGTDSRLDPAAPHLGGRLWQATFSVEGGRRAGADGDGLLLSRTQPREEGVPLHAVQVPIVEAYLAALPAGVTPRILASRTAVVVDAENLDATWSAAEPGVRRLMRTFLRRNADGDLRDLARQTDTHLGTVEQVTASLTADETLALATDVAFQVHSVDPAHEITLRSIELLATEVAPRVGLRTGAEAAEELRALGSPSLPR; via the coding sequence ATGAGCGGCGCACGACTCGGTTTCTTCACGAGACTCCTGGATGCCGGCACCGACGGCGAGCGATACCACCGGGCGCTCGCGCAGGTACGCGCCGCCGAGCGGCACGGCTTCGCGTCGCTCTGGGTGGCCCAACACCACTTCGACCGCGACGAGGGTGGGCTGCCGTCGCCCTTCGCGTTCCTGGCGGCAGCGGCGGTGCAGACCGAGCGGATCGCCCTCGGAACCGGGATCGTGACCCTGCCCCTCGACGATCCGATACGCGTCGCCGAGGATGCGGCCGTCGTCGATGCGCTCAGCGACGGCCGGGTGCAGCTGGGGATCGGAACGGGCGGGACGCCGGGCTCGTTCGTCGCGTTCGAGCGCTCCTCGGATGACCGACGCCAAATCCAGGCCGCGCACCTGGAGGTCCTGCGCGACGCCTTCGCCGGGCGCGGCATCCGCGGCACCGATTCGCGCCTGGATCCCGCTGCGCCACACCTGGGCGGGCGCCTGTGGCAGGCGACCTTCTCGGTCGAGGGCGGCCGCAGGGCGGGCGCCGACGGCGACGGGCTGCTGCTCTCGCGCACCCAGCCGCGCGAGGAGGGCGTGCCGCTGCACGCGGTGCAGGTTCCGATCGTCGAGGCCTATCTCGCCGCTCTGCCCGCGGGCGTGACGCCGCGCATCCTCGCCTCGCGGACGGCGGTGGTGGTGGATGCCGAGAACCTCGACGCCACGTGGAGCGCGGCCGAGCCCGGTGTGCGACGCCTGATGCGTACATTCCTCAGGCGGAATGCGGACGGTGACCTGCGCGACCTCGCGCGTCAGACCGACACGCACCTCGGAACCGTCGAACAGGTCACCGCCTCCCTGACCGCCGATGAGACCCTCGCGCTGGCCACCGACGTCGCGTTCCAGGTGCACTCCGTCGATCCTGCGCACGAGATCACCCTGCGCTCGATCGAGCTGCTGGCGACCGAGGTCGCGCCGCGCGTGGGTCTGCGCACGGGCGCCGAGGCGGCGGAGGAGCTGCGGGCCCTGGGTTCGCCGTCACTCCCCCGCTGA
- a CDS encoding SDR family oxidoreductase, which produces MTAASEGTTPRSYVVTGAGSGIGAATAALLRSRGHRVIGIDLRGSDIDADLSTGEGRRSVADAVRGAVGDTVDAVIAVAGVALPTSLTVRVNYFGAIATLEELLPLLRNSPAPRAVVVASFSALQQNDAELVDLLRAGDEDAAVARADELVGENQGDLIYPSTKRAIAEWVRERAVTPEWAASGIPLNAVGPGIILTPMTEPLLATAEGRDALMQVVPMPLAGPARPEAIAEVLAWLSDAPNAHITGQVVFIDGGADAVIRGPRVFD; this is translated from the coding sequence GTGACGGCGGCATCGGAGGGCACGACGCCCCGCTCCTACGTCGTCACCGGGGCAGGATCCGGAATCGGCGCGGCCACCGCCGCCCTTCTGCGCTCGCGCGGGCATCGCGTGATCGGGATCGACCTGCGCGGCAGTGACATCGATGCCGACCTGTCGACCGGGGAGGGCCGCCGGTCCGTCGCCGACGCGGTTCGCGGGGCGGTCGGCGACACCGTCGACGCCGTCATCGCCGTCGCGGGCGTGGCCCTGCCCACGTCTCTCACGGTGCGGGTCAACTACTTCGGCGCGATCGCGACTCTCGAGGAGCTCCTTCCGCTCCTGCGGAACTCGCCCGCACCCCGCGCCGTCGTGGTCGCCTCGTTCTCGGCCCTTCAGCAGAACGACGCGGAACTCGTCGATCTGCTCCGTGCGGGCGACGAGGATGCCGCGGTCGCCCGCGCCGACGAGCTCGTCGGTGAGAACCAGGGCGATCTCATCTACCCGTCGACGAAACGCGCGATCGCGGAGTGGGTGCGCGAACGGGCCGTGACGCCCGAGTGGGCGGCATCCGGAATCCCGCTCAACGCGGTCGGACCCGGCATCATCCTGACGCCCATGACCGAGCCTCTGCTCGCCACGGCCGAGGGACGCGACGCGCTCATGCAGGTCGTGCCGATGCCGCTGGCCGGACCGGCCCGACCCGAGGCGATCGCCGAGGTGCTGGCCTGGCTCTCCGACGCCCCCAACGCCCACATCACGGGTCAGGTGGTGTTCATCGACGGCGGCGCCGACGCCGTGATCCGCGGACCTCGCGTCTTCGATTGA
- a CDS encoding SDR family NAD(P)-dependent oxidoreductase, translating into MSEISFAGRVAIVTGAGGGLGKAHALELARRGAKVVINDLGGDISGANGGTAMADDVVAEIQAAGGEAVANYDSVATPEGGRGIVETALDAFGRVDILVNNAGNIRNAPFTDLSPESVESLLAVHVKGAFHVTQPAFEVMRDNGYGRIVFTSSAAGLFGSIQQANYAAAKGAVFGLANVVALEGKPHGILVNTILPAANSRMQADMNAEQFVGMPTTPAHGEPEMITAMVAYLASEQNTATRELYSIARGRYARVFMGVAPGWHVAHDEPVATADDVAAHIERIRDLEGYAVPESMVAEFALVP; encoded by the coding sequence ATGTCCGAAATTTCGTTCGCAGGCAGAGTGGCCATCGTCACCGGTGCCGGCGGAGGACTGGGGAAAGCCCACGCGCTCGAACTCGCTCGACGAGGGGCCAAGGTGGTCATCAACGACCTCGGCGGAGACATCTCCGGCGCGAACGGCGGCACCGCGATGGCCGACGACGTGGTCGCCGAGATCCAGGCCGCCGGCGGTGAGGCCGTCGCGAACTACGACTCGGTTGCCACGCCCGAGGGGGGAAGAGGAATCGTCGAGACCGCGCTCGACGCCTTCGGCCGCGTCGACATCCTCGTCAACAACGCCGGCAACATCCGAAACGCTCCTTTCACGGACCTCTCGCCCGAGTCCGTCGAGTCACTGCTCGCCGTGCACGTCAAGGGCGCGTTCCACGTCACTCAACCGGCGTTCGAGGTCATGCGGGACAACGGCTACGGCCGCATCGTCTTCACGTCCTCGGCGGCCGGACTCTTCGGCTCCATTCAGCAGGCGAACTACGCCGCCGCCAAGGGGGCCGTCTTCGGCCTCGCGAATGTCGTCGCCCTCGAAGGAAAGCCGCACGGCATCCTGGTCAACACGATCCTCCCCGCCGCGAACAGTCGCATGCAGGCCGACATGAATGCGGAGCAGTTCGTCGGAATGCCGACTACCCCCGCACACGGCGAGCCCGAGATGATCACCGCGATGGTCGCGTACCTCGCCAGCGAACAGAACACCGCGACCCGCGAGCTGTACTCGATCGCGCGGGGACGCTACGCCCGCGTCTTCATGGGCGTCGCACCCGGGTGGCACGTCGCTCACGACGAGCCGGTCGCCACCGCCGACGACGTCGCCGCCCACATCGAACGTATCCGCGACCTCGAGGGCTACGCGGTCCCCGAGTCGATGGTCGCCGAGTTCGCGCTCGTCCCGTGA
- a CDS encoding TetR/AcrR family transcriptional regulator, which translates to MSESRLPPAPTLRERRRIETMALIEAAAADLFEAQGYEQTTVEQIADRAGISMRTFYRHCPSKDGTLVGELADGPATFIRHLAAHLPGPLLAAVVEGFAESTAVEPEMRRRLTRIIVQTPALRASWLAAGRQAQDDLVELFRRERPELGPLAVRGLAAATIASLTMAVESWALGESPTAREAAVEALGAIAPALAGRLP; encoded by the coding sequence ATGTCCGAAAGCCGTCTTCCGCCCGCACCGACGCTGCGTGAGCGGCGCCGCATCGAGACGATGGCCCTCATCGAGGCCGCTGCGGCAGACCTCTTCGAGGCGCAGGGCTACGAGCAGACGACCGTGGAGCAGATCGCCGACCGCGCGGGGATCTCGATGCGCACGTTCTACCGGCACTGCCCGAGCAAGGACGGCACGCTGGTGGGCGAACTGGCCGATGGCCCCGCGACGTTCATCCGACACCTCGCCGCTCATCTGCCGGGGCCGCTGCTCGCGGCCGTGGTCGAGGGGTTCGCGGAGTCGACCGCCGTGGAGCCCGAGATGCGCCGCAGACTGACCCGCATCATCGTGCAGACGCCGGCGTTGCGCGCGTCGTGGCTCGCCGCCGGGCGTCAGGCGCAGGACGACCTCGTCGAGCTGTTCCGGCGCGAGCGTCCCGAGCTGGGGCCCCTCGCCGTGCGCGGGTTGGCCGCGGCGACGATCGCGTCCTTGACGATGGCCGTCGAGTCCTGGGCGCTCGGCGAGTCTCCCACGGCCCGGGAGGCGGCCGTCGAGGCCCTGGGTGCGATCGCACCGGCGCTCGCGGGGCGCTTGCCCTGA